TTTGACCTTCCCGCTGGCCACCATCTCGAACACTTCATCCGCCATTGCCTGCAGGGCTTGCGGCCCGTTTGCGTATGACCCCAGCGTCGGACGGGTGACGTAGAGCGAGCCTTTTTGGGCGAGGACCCCGAGGTTCACGCCGGTTACGGCTCCAGATGCGTTGCCGAAGCTGACCAATAGGCCTCGCAACTCCAGGCAATCAAGTGACGTCTCCCAAGTGTCTTTGCCTACGCCGTCGTAGACTACTGGCACCTTCTTGCCGTTCGTCAATTCCTTCACGCGCTGAACGACATCCTCCTTGCTGTAATCGATTACTTCCCACGCACCCAGCGCTTTGGCATGCGCGGCCTTTTCGGCCGAGCTCACCGTACCGATGAGTTTCACGCCCAGCGCGCTAGCCCACTGGCAGGCGATCGAACCGACGCCACCGGCAGCGGCATGAAACAGGATGGTTTCTTCGGGACGAATTTCGTAGGTCTGGCGGAACAGGTACTGGACGGTCAAACCCTTGAGCATGACGGCGGCGCCCTGCTCGAAGCTGATGTCGTCAGGCAGCTTGGCTACGTTCGCCCCCGGCGTTACATGGACATTCGCATACGCACCCAAGGGGCCGGTGCCATAGACCACGCGGTCGCCAACTTTGACGTGAGTCACTTCGCTGCCCACCGCTTCCACAATGCCGGCGCCTTCGTTGCCTAGCCCCGACGGGAACGAGGGCGCCGGATAGAGTCCGCTGCGAAAGTAGGTCTCGATGAAATTCACGCCAATCGCCTTGTTACGCACGCGCACGTCTTTGGGGCCTGGCGCAGGGGGCTCGAAGTCAACATAGTTGAGCACTTCCGGGCCGCCGTATTGGTCGAACTGGATACGTTTTGCCATTTGCTTACTCCGTCGTTGATCGGAACTGCAGGGGATCACTGTCGATGCCAAAGGGGTCTATCGGACTCCTTCGCTCGCGCTGCGTCAACTGCGGCATCCGCCATGCCGGTGATATGCTACCGCCCGGATTTCGCAGTCGGGTTTGCTCTGCGAGGGTGACGGCTTGATCGTCGCGATCGCTCAGTGCCCGCTTGCCACGCACGTCTCAGTCAACTCAGGTACCGCCATGTCTTTTCGCACCGATGCCGTCAAAGCCTACTTGCTCGATCTTCAAGACCGGATCTGCGCCGCGCTGGAAACCGAAGATGGCAGCGCACGTTTCGTCGAAGACGCCTGGGAGCGACCTGCGGGTGGTGGCGGACGGACTCGGGTGATCGAGAACGGCCACATCCTTGAAAAGGGCGGGGTCAACTTTTCCCACGTCTTCGGTGCCGGCCTGCCTCCCTCCGCCAGCGCCCATCGTCCGGAACTGGCGGGGCGGGGATTTGAGGCGCTGGGCGTCTCGCTGGTGATGCATCCGCACAACCCGCATGTGCCGACCGCTCACGCCAACGTGCGTTTCTTTATCGCCGAAAAAGAAGGCGAAGAACCGGTCTGGTGGTTCGGCGGCGGCTTCGATCTGACGCCCTACTACGGTGTGGAGGAAGACTGCATCCATTGGCATCGCGTCGCCGAGCAGGCTTGCGCGCCTTTTGGGGCGGATGTGTATCCGCGCTACAAGGCATGGTGCGACCGCTACTTCCACATCAAGCATCGCAATGAACCGCGCGGCGTGGGTGGGCTGTTTTTCGATGACCTCAATGAGTGGGATTTCGACACCAGCTTTGCCTTCATCCGTGCCATCGGCGATGCGTTCGTCGAGGCGTACCTGCCTATCGTTCAGCGCCGCAAAGACACGCCCTACACCCCGCAACAGCGTGAATTTCAGGAATTCCGGCGCGGCCGTTATGTTGAATTCAATCTGGTGTACGACCGAGGCACGTTGTTCGGGCTGCAATCGGGTGGCCGCACTGAATCAATTCTGATGTCGCTTCCGCCGCAAGTGCGCTGGGGCTACGACTGGAAAGCCGAGCCGGGCAGCGAGGAAGCGCGCCTGACGGAGTACTTCCTCCAGGATCGCGACTGGCTCGCCGAGGCCGGGCAGTGATGACTGATCAATACGTCGTTTTCGGCAACCCCATCGCGCACAGCAAATCGCCATTGATCCATCGCCTGTTCGCCGAGCAGACGGGGCAGTCGCTGGATTACCAGACATCGCTGGCGCCGCTGGACGGCTTCACTGCCTTCGCCAAGGCGTTTTTCGAGACAGGCCGTGGCGCCAACGTCACTGTGCCCTTCAAGGAACAAGCGTACCGGCTGGCCGATCAGTTGACAGAGCGCGGCCGCCGTGCGGGGGCGGTCAATACCCTGGCCGTGCAAGCAGATGGCAGCTTGCTGGGCGACAACACTGACGGCGCAGGCCTGGTTCGGGACCTTAAGGTCAATCATGGCGTCACGCTCAAGGACAGACGCATTCTGGTGCTGGGGGCTGGCGGTGCGGTGCGCGGTGCGCTCGAACCCCTACTGGCGGAAGATCCCTACGTGCTGGTGGTTGCCAATCGCACGGTTGAAAAGGCTGAAAAGCTGGCCCAGGAATTCGCTGACATTGGCCCGGTGTTGCCCGCAGGCTATGACTGGCTGGAAGAGCCGGTGGACCTCATTATCAACGCGACGTCGGCGAGCCTTTCCGGCGAAATGCCGCCTATTGCGCCTGGCCTGATTAAGCCCGGTGAAACCTTCTGCTACGACATGATGTACAGCAAGGAGCCAACCGCGTTCTGCCGCTGGGCTGTGCAGCACGACGCCGGTCAGGCGGTTGATGGATTGGGGATGTTGGTCGAGCAGGCAGCCGAGGCGTTTTATCTGTGGCGCGGCGTGCGGCCGGAATCAGCGCCCGTGTTGGCGGAACTGCGGCGGTTGATGGCTCAGAACGGATAAGGCTCTCTGCATACTTATCCCCCTGTGGGAGCGAGCTTGCCCGCGAAGACGCCATTCCAACCGCTGAACATCTAGCGAATGTACCGACTTCTCGCGAGCGAGCTCACTCCCAAACGCGGATATGGGCCCTGTAAGAGTGAGCTTGCTCGCGATACTTCTCGTCTGTGCTTACAACTTGGCCTTAACCGCCGGTAGCGCATCTTTGTCGTCAACGGTCTTCACGCCGTCCAGCCATTTGTCCAGCACCGCAGGGTTAGCCTTCAGCCAGGTCTTAACCGCCTGGGTGTTGCTGACCTTTTGATCCACGACGGTCTGCATGACCGAGTTTTCCATGTCCTGAGTGAACACCAGGTTGGAGAGCAGCTTGGCCACATTCGGACAAGCGTCGGCATAGCCTTTGCGCGTCACGGTGTAAACACTGCCAGTGTCCCCGAAGTACTTCTCACCGCCCTTCAAGTAGTGCATGCCCTTGATCTGCACGTTCATGGGGTGCGGGGTCCAGCCGAGGAACACGACGAACTCCTTCTTCTTCACGTTGCGCTGCACTTCAGCCAGCATTGCCTGCTCACTGGACTCGACCAGCTTCCAGTCGCCCAGATCAAACTCATTCTTTTTGATGATCTCCTGAATAGAGGCATTGGCCGGTGCGCCCGAACCGATGCCGTAAATCTTCTTGTGAAACTTGTCGGCGAATTTCTGAAGATCGGCAAAGTTATGCACACCGGCGTCGTAAACGTAATCCGGAACGGCAAGGGTGAATTCGGTGCCTTCGAGGTTCTTCGCGTATTGGGTAACGTCGCCGGTGGCGATGAACTTGTCGTAGAAACCCTGTTGCGCTGGCATCCAGTTGCCCAGAAAAACGTCGAGTTGCCCGTCTTTAAGGCCGCCGTAGGCGATCGGCACCGCCAAGGTGTCGATCTTGGCTTTGTAGCCCAGACTGTCCAGCAAAAAACCTGCGGTAGCGTTGGTGGCGGCGATATCGCTCCAGCCCGGGTCGGCCATCCGCACCGTGTTACAGCTAGCGTCAGCGGCGAAGGCCGCCACGCTGCTCATACTCAAGACCCCAACCGCCAGCGTTGTGAACAGCTTATTCATGGTGTGCCCCTTTTTGGTTTTCTAGGTGTTGGCAGGGTCAAGGTTGTGGATAACGGGCCTTGCGCTCCAGATCGTCCAGATCAATGTGGTTGCGCATGTATTGCTGACTGGCGTCAACCAGCGGCTGGTGATCCCAACTCTTCAGCTTGCCGATGGCCAGCGACTCGGCGACGAAACGCCGACGACGCTGGCTGGCGAGCACCTGGTGGTGTATCGCCGGAATGTCCCATTTGGCCCTGGCTTCGGCCAGGAACGCAGTAAACAGGTCCTGATGAGCGAGGGATTGACTCAGCTCCTCCTGCTCTTTCGGATCGTTGTGCAAGTCATAGAGCAGACATGGGTCCCGTTCCGAATAAATGAATTTGTACGCGCCGCGCCGAATCATCATCAGTGGACTGTTGGTGCCTTCAGCCATGTACTCGCCGAACACTTCGTCGTGACCGCCCTCGCCCTGCAGATGCGGCAAGAGTGAGCGGCCGTCCAGCGGTAAACCGGCATCAAGCTGCCCCTGCGCCAAGGCGACGAAGGTCGGCAGCAAGTCGGCGGTAGACACCGCATCCTTTACACGGCGGGCTTTGAACTGGCCTGGAGCGTACACCAGCAGCGGTACCCGCGCCGACATCTCAAACCAGTGCATTTTGTACCAGAGCCCGCGCTCCCCGAGCATGTCGCCATGATCGCCGGAGAACACGATGATGGTGTCCTCTGCCAGCCCTGTGTCCTCCAGTGTCTGGAGCAGTTTGCCGACGTTGTCATCAATGTAGCTGCACGCGCCGAAATAGGCGCGTCGCGCGTCGCGAATCTTGTTCGCCGGCAGTGGCTTGTCCCAGAGGTCATACACCTTCAGCAGTCGCTGGGAATGCGGGTCCAGTTCGGACTGGGCCAACGGCGCGTGGGGCATCGGGATGTCGTCATCGCTGTACAGATTCCAATAGGACTTGGGAATGGTGTACGGGTCGTGCGGATGAGTCATCGATACGGTCAGGCAAAACGGCTGATCGCCCTCCTCCCGCACATGATCGAACAGATACTGCTGGGCCTTGAAGACCACTTCTTCATCGAAATCCAGTTGGTTGGTGCGCACGCAAGGCCCGGCTTGCAGCACCGATGACATGTTGTGGTACCACGTGGGGCGCACATCCGGTTCGTCCCAGTTCACGGCCCAACCGTAATCGGCTGGATAGATGTCGCTGGTCAGGCGCTCTTCGTAGCCGTGCAGTTGATCGGGGCCACAGAAATGCATCTTGCCGGACAGCGCCGTGCGGTAGCCGAGACGGCGCAGGTAGTGGGCGTAGGTTGGGACGTCAGCCGGAAAGTCTGCGGCGTTGTCGTAGGCGCCGATCTTGCTCGGCAGCTGACCGCTGACCAGCGTGAAACGCGACGGCGCGCACAGGGGACTGTTGCAGTAGGCGGCGTCGAATACCACGCCTTCAGCGGCGAGGCGACTCAAATGCGGCATCTTGACGGGAGAAGAGGCGTACATCGGCAACATGGGCGCGGCCATCTGATCGGCCATGATAAAAAGAATGTTTTTGCGCTTCATGTATTCGCGGCATCCCATAGTCATGATTTATGCGAAAGTGCTCCGACCGAGGATGGGGCTCATGCCATCTGCGGTAAAGCCCATGACAGGCAATGACTAGGATAAGTGCAGCTTATGTTTGAAGCCCTTGGTGCCATGTCACTGGATTTGCTTCGCGGCTTTGAAGCCGCCGCACGGTTGCGCAGTTTCACCGCTGCGGCCATAGAGCTCGGCACCACTCAGCCGGCTATCAGCCAGCAAATCAAGCGACTGGAAGAGCAACTGGCGACCCGGCTCTTTGATCGTATCTACCGCGGCATTGAGCTGACCGAAGCGGGGCTCATCCTGTTCAGTTACGTACAGACAGGGCTGGAGTCGATGGACGCTGGTCTCAACGCAATCACCGATCAGCATCAGCACGAGGTGCTGCAAGTCGCAACTGACTTCGCCTTCGCTGCCTATTGGCTGATGCCGCGTCTGCATCGTTTCCATGAGGACAACCCCGACGTCGACGTCAGCCTGGTTACCAGCGAGCGGAGTCACAGCATGTTGCGTGCGGATATCGATGTGGCCGTGTTGTTCGGTGACGGGCGTTTCAAGCAGGGGGAAAGCCATTGGCTGTTCAGCGAGGAAGTGTTCCCGGTCTGCAGTCCGCAATTGCTGAAAGGCCGCGACTTACCGTTGCCCACTGTGGCGCTGAAAGAATTTGCGCTGCTGCATCTTCGCGGCGAAGGCAGCAACAACTGGTTTGACTGGAGTGGGGTGTTCCGCGCTCTGAATATTGCGCAGGCACCTGCCCCAGGGCAGCTGCGATTCGACAACTACACGCTATTGATTCAGGCGGCAATCGGCGGCCAGGGCGTGGCTATCGGCTGGCGGCACCTGGTGGACGATTTGCTGGAGCAAGGTTTGTTGTGTCGCCCGATCGAAGCCAGCGCCGTCTCTGGATACGGTTATTACATCGTCCTGCCGCAACGCAAACGGCGGGTGCAGATCGTGCAGAGATTTGTGGACTGGTTAAGAAGTGAGCAGGCGGTGAGTGGGGATTTGCTGAAGGGCAAGGCGCTGCCGTCGATTGCGGTTTAAAGCCTGGCACGCGCAGCTTGTAGGGGCGTGCTTGCCCGCGAATTGGTGTGCCAGCTGACGTTTCTGTGTAACGAGGATCGCATTTCGCGGGCAAGCGCGCTCCTACAGGATTAGCGTCCACCCCACATCACCTGAGTGGATGCCATTTCGAAAACCCGTTAGTTCAGCACGCCATCCAGGATTTCGTAGACGATCCCACTGCCGATTGCGATCAGCACGACGTCCGGACCAAGGCGGCGCCATTCGTAGCCATCGTACTGCGGCAGGTATTGCAGGGAGCGTTGGTCCAGTCGACGGCCATAACCGCGGGGCAGCGGGTGGCCCTTGACGATGTGGACGCCAGGGGGCAGCGGCTGACCGCGACCGATTATTTCCCGGTGCTCGCTGATGGTCCGGCGTACATCGCCGAAATCAGCAGGAGGACGACCACCGCGCTGATTATTGCCGCGGCTGTCGGCACGCGGTTCA
The nucleotide sequence above comes from Pseudomonas lutea. Encoded proteins:
- a CDS encoding NADPH:quinone reductase, which encodes MAKRIQFDQYGGPEVLNYVDFEPPAPGPKDVRVRNKAIGVNFIETYFRSGLYPAPSFPSGLGNEGAGIVEAVGSEVTHVKVGDRVVYGTGPLGAYANVHVTPGANVAKLPDDISFEQGAAVMLKGLTVQYLFRQTYEIRPEETILFHAAAGGVGSIACQWASALGVKLIGTVSSAEKAAHAKALGAWEVIDYSKEDVVQRVKELTNGKKVPVVYDGVGKDTWETSLDCLELRGLLVSFGNASGAVTGVNLGVLAQKGSLYVTRPTLGSYANGPQALQAMADEVFEMVASGKVKVDNIQQFALKDAALAHTELAGRRTMGSIILVP
- the hemF gene encoding oxygen-dependent coproporphyrinogen oxidase, whose protein sequence is MSFRTDAVKAYLLDLQDRICAALETEDGSARFVEDAWERPAGGGGRTRVIENGHILEKGGVNFSHVFGAGLPPSASAHRPELAGRGFEALGVSLVMHPHNPHVPTAHANVRFFIAEKEGEEPVWWFGGGFDLTPYYGVEEDCIHWHRVAEQACAPFGADVYPRYKAWCDRYFHIKHRNEPRGVGGLFFDDLNEWDFDTSFAFIRAIGDAFVEAYLPIVQRRKDTPYTPQQREFQEFRRGRYVEFNLVYDRGTLFGLQSGGRTESILMSLPPQVRWGYDWKAEPGSEEARLTEYFLQDRDWLAEAGQ
- the aroE gene encoding shikimate dehydrogenase, which gives rise to MTDQYVVFGNPIAHSKSPLIHRLFAEQTGQSLDYQTSLAPLDGFTAFAKAFFETGRGANVTVPFKEQAYRLADQLTERGRRAGAVNTLAVQADGSLLGDNTDGAGLVRDLKVNHGVTLKDRRILVLGAGGAVRGALEPLLAEDPYVLVVANRTVEKAEKLAQEFADIGPVLPAGYDWLEEPVDLIINATSASLSGEMPPIAPGLIKPGETFCYDMMYSKEPTAFCRWAVQHDAGQAVDGLGMLVEQAAEAFYLWRGVRPESAPVLAELRRLMAQNG
- the choX gene encoding choline ABC transporter substrate-binding protein, producing the protein MNKLFTTLAVGVLSMSSVAAFAADASCNTVRMADPGWSDIAATNATAGFLLDSLGYKAKIDTLAVPIAYGGLKDGQLDVFLGNWMPAQQGFYDKFIATGDVTQYAKNLEGTEFTLAVPDYVYDAGVHNFADLQKFADKFHKKIYGIGSGAPANASIQEIIKKNEFDLGDWKLVESSEQAMLAEVQRNVKKKEFVVFLGWTPHPMNVQIKGMHYLKGGEKYFGDTGSVYTVTRKGYADACPNVAKLLSNLVFTQDMENSVMQTVVDQKVSNTQAVKTWLKANPAVLDKWLDGVKTVDDKDALPAVKAKL
- the betC gene encoding choline-sulfatase; protein product: MKRKNILFIMADQMAAPMLPMYASSPVKMPHLSRLAAEGVVFDAAYCNSPLCAPSRFTLVSGQLPSKIGAYDNAADFPADVPTYAHYLRRLGYRTALSGKMHFCGPDQLHGYEERLTSDIYPADYGWAVNWDEPDVRPTWYHNMSSVLQAGPCVRTNQLDFDEEVVFKAQQYLFDHVREEGDQPFCLTVSMTHPHDPYTIPKSYWNLYSDDDIPMPHAPLAQSELDPHSQRLLKVYDLWDKPLPANKIRDARRAYFGACSYIDDNVGKLLQTLEDTGLAEDTIIVFSGDHGDMLGERGLWYKMHWFEMSARVPLLVYAPGQFKARRVKDAVSTADLLPTFVALAQGQLDAGLPLDGRSLLPHLQGEGGHDEVFGEYMAEGTNSPLMMIRRGAYKFIYSERDPCLLYDLHNDPKEQEELSQSLAHQDLFTAFLAEARAKWDIPAIHHQVLASQRRRRFVAESLAIGKLKSWDHQPLVDASQQYMRNHIDLDDLERKARYPQP
- a CDS encoding choline sulfate utilization transcriptional regulator, translating into MFEALGAMSLDLLRGFEAAARLRSFTAAAIELGTTQPAISQQIKRLEEQLATRLFDRIYRGIELTEAGLILFSYVQTGLESMDAGLNAITDQHQHEVLQVATDFAFAAYWLMPRLHRFHEDNPDVDVSLVTSERSHSMLRADIDVAVLFGDGRFKQGESHWLFSEEVFPVCSPQLLKGRDLPLPTVALKEFALLHLRGEGSNNWFDWSGVFRALNIAQAPAPGQLRFDNYTLLIQAAIGGQGVAIGWRHLVDDLLEQGLLCRPIEASAVSGYGYYIVLPQRKRRVQIVQRFVDWLRSEQAVSGDLLKGKALPSIAV
- a CDS encoding anti-virulence regulator CigR family protein, which gives rise to MKVSNRLIAGLGVLVLSASTLVQAAPPDQRGGDDNGPGQHQDHGQQAGPQGAHGNGNGNNNGNGNDHRNEPRADSRGNNQRGGRPPADFGDVRRTISEHREIIGRGQPLPPGVHIVKGHPLPRGYGRRLDQRSLQYLPQYDGYEWRRLGPDVVLIAIGSGIVYEILDGVLN